GTCAATGCGGCTTGCTTTTTGTTCTTGACGCGCGGGGCGCGCTCGTCGAGCACGCGGTTGACCAGGTCGTCGGCGAACCGGTTTTCCTCGCGCCGGATATGGCGGATTTCCCAGTGGGGAAATTCGCGCAGCGCCCTGACCGCGGCGAGAAACAGCGGCAGGATGTTCTTGTTCTTGACCTTGTATTCTCCCTGCAACTGCTTGACGACCAGTTCGCTGTCGCCTTGCAGCAAGAGCCGTTTGACGCCCATTTCCCCGGCCAGTTCGATGGCCAACAGCAGGCCGTGATACTCGGCGACGTTGTTGGTGTTTTTATCCAGAAAGCGGCTCCGTTCGACCAGGGCCTCGCCGTTGGCGTCCAGCGCGATCGCCACGCCGGCCGCCGGGCCGGGATTGCCGCGGCTGCCGCCGTCGAACACGAAGACCAGATCGTCGCGGCCGGCGGCGATTTGCTTCGCGTTCTCCATCCGGCGGTGTTCCGCGGCTTCGACTTCTTCCTGGTGGCGACCCTGCCGATTCAGTCGATAGGCCAGGTCTTGCAGGGTCTCGCGGGCCTGATCGAGGTCGAAATCGGCCCGTTCGGCGGCCTGACCAAGCGGCACGCCGTCGGCCAGCGCCTTGAGCAGCGCCGCCGCGCGACGGAGATCAACCACCGTTGGCCTCGGTTTTCTGCGCTTCTGCCTCGTAAAAAAGGATGCGGTGGCAGGAAGGGCAGGTGATGATTTCCTCGTTGCGGATGACGAGGTTGTAAACCTGGGGCGGCACGTTCATCAGGCAGCCCTGGCAGGTGCGCTTGATGACCCGTACCACCGCGACGCCGCCGGTGATCTCCCGCAGGCGGTCGTACCGATGCAGGAAATTGCCCTCGATGGAAGGGAGAAACTTGGCGCGCTGCTCCTCGAGGATTTTCAGCTTTTCGCCGACGACCTCGAGTTTTTTATTCAGTTCGACGATCTGCACGCTCTTGAGCTTCTCGACCTCGACCAAGCGGTCTTTGGCTTTTTTCAGCGAGAGTTCGGCGCCGTCGATATCGTCCATGATCCGCAGCAGTTGATCCTCGATCTCCTCGATCATTTCCTTCTGCTTGTCGTTTTCCCGCTGGATGGCGTGGTATTCCTCGTTGGTCTTCACCGCCATCAGGCGCGCCTTGTTTTTTTCGATCTGCGCTTCGTGTTCCTGCAGTTCGCGGTCTTTTTGCCGCCGGATTTCCTGGGCGTGTTTCTGCTCGGCTTCCTTTTCCTTGACCACCTGGCGATGGTGCTCCATCTCGCTCTCGAGCGCTTCGATTTCCTTGGGTGAATTCTTGCGCAGCAACTCGATTTCCATGATTTGCTGATCGATTTGTTGCAAGTCGTGAAGCAATCTCAGTTGTTCGGCAGCGGACAAGGCAACCTCCTTAAATCCGGCTGAAGGGATCGCTGTCGGTCCGGCAAACGAATACCGGCAAGGGCGACAACGAGGCGGTCAGCCGCGCGGCCAAGCTTTCGATAAACGGATATTCGGTCGCGAAGTGTCCCAGGTCGATGACGGGAACGCGCCGTTCCCGGGCCTGAAGCGCTTCGTGATATTTCAAATCGCCGGTCAGCAGGGCATCGCCCGGCCGGCCGGCGAGGGCGTCGATGAATCCGGCCCCGGCGCCGCCGCACAGCAGCAGCCGCTCGATCCGGGTGGCGCCGTCGCCGACGAAACGTCCGGCGGGCGCGCGCCGCCGCCGCGCCGCCCAGCGGGCCAAGGCGGCCAGCGTTTGCGGCTTGGGCAACCGGCCGAGTCGGCCGCGTCCGCCCGCGGGATTCTGCCGTTCGGTCGGGAACAGGTCGAACGCTACTTCCTCGTACGGGTGCGTCGCTTTCATCGCCTCCAGCACGGCGGTGACGTTCGCCGCCGGAACGCGCACCTCGAGCCGGACCTCGTTTTCGACCGACAATTCGCCCGGCCGGCCGCTGTAGGGAGTGGCGCCCGCCCGCGGCAGGTAGGTGCCTTCGCCCCGCAGGCGATACGAGCATTTGGCGTAATTGCCGATCACGCCGCCGCCGGCCTGGAAAACGGCCTCACTCACCGCCGCGAGGTGCGATTCGGGCACGAAGACCGTCAGTTTGCGGTAGGCGACGGGATAGAGCGGTTCCCAGGGCCGCACGTCCAGCAGGCCCAGCCGTTGCGCGAGCACGTCGTTGACGCCGCCCGCCGCCCAATCGGCGTTGGTGTGGCAGGCGACGATCGCCGTGCGGCGCCGGATCGCTTCGGCGACGGTCGCGCCGACCGGCGTATCGGTGTCGAGCCGGGCGAGGGGATGGAACAACAACGGATGATGAGTCACCAGCAAGCCACCGGCCGTTTGCCGGACGGCTTCCGGAGAGGGGTCGAGCGCGACGCCGACGCGTTTGACGGTCGCGGCGGCGGAGCCGACTTGCAGGCCGATCCGATCCCATTCCTCGGCGAGCGAGGAAGGAAAGAAGGATTCCAGAACTTCAAGGATCTCATGGACGCGTCGGGCGGCGGCGCGTCGCATGAAATTTGTTTCGGTCATCGTTTCCTCTGTCGTCGATCGCTCCTGGGCCCGGCAGGATTCGAACCTGCGACCAGCCGGTTATGAGCCGGCAGCTCTAGCCGCTGAGCTACGGGCCCCTAATGCGGCATCGCCCCATTCGCGTCGCGGGGGGTTTTATATTTCCTCGCCGCGTCGCTTGTCAAGTTGACCGGCAATTTTTCCTAAGAAAAAGGCCGCCCGCGGGCGGCCCTTTGTCGGTTATTCGAGAAAACTCCGCAATTTTCGGGCCCGGCTCGGGTGACGCAGCTTGCGCAACGCCTTGGCTTCGATCTGCCGGATGCGTTCGCGGGTGACGTCGAAATCCTGCCCCACTTCCTCGAGCGTGTGGTCGCTGGCCTCGCCGATGCCGAAGCGCATCCGCAGCACCTTTTCCTCACGCGGCGTCAGCGTGGACAGCACGCGGCGCGTCTGGTCCGCGAGGTTCATGCAGATGACCGCGTCGGACGGTGAGAGGATTTTCTTATCCTCGATGAAATCGCCCAGATGGCTGTCTTCTTCCTCGCCGATCGGGGTTTCGAGGCTGATCGGTTCCTTGGCGATTTTCAGGACCTTGCGCACTTTTTCGAGCGGCATGTCCATCTTTTCGGCGATTTCCTCGGGCGTCGGCTCGCGGCCGATTTCCTGCACCAGGTAGCGGCTGGTGCGGATCAGCTTGTTGATCGTTTCGATCATGTGCACCGGAATGCGGATGGTGCGCGCCTGATCGGCGATCGCCCGGGTGATCGCCTGGCGGATCCACCAGGTGGCGTAGGTCGAGAATTTGTAACCGCGCTTGTATTCGAATTTATCGACGGCCTTCATCAGGCCGATGTTGCCTTCCTGGATGAGATCGAGGAATTGCAGGCCGCGGTTGGTGTATTTTTTGGCGATGGACACCACGAGGCGCAGGTTGGCTTCGATCAGTTCCTTTTTCGCCTGCTTGGCCATGATCTCGCCGGTGTTGATCGTCGTCACCAGGGCGTGCAGTTCGGAGGCCTTGCTTTCCACTTCTTTTTCGATGTTGCGGATGGTGGTTTCGGCGCTGACGAAGTGTTCTATCTGGTTCCGTATTTTTTCCATGTCGCGGGCTTTGGGCAGAATCAATTTGACTTCGGCCGAGAATTCCTTGCCTTTGCCGAGCTTGCGCGACAGGCGCCGCATGTCCTTGATGGTCAGGCCGGTGTCGTGATTGATCCGGCGGATCCGGTCCATCGAATGCCGGCAGGTGTAATCGAATTCCTTCAGGCGCGCGATGACCATGTCGATGGTCGGCGTGTTGAGGTTGATGTCCTCGAGCAGCACCAGAATGGTCTTGCGGTTGCGTTCGAGGCGCCGTTTGATCGAGCCGCGATCCCGTTTGACCATCTTCTGCATCGACAACATGCTCATGTCGCGCAGGATCCGGTCTTCCAGGTCGCGCAGCCGCGTCATGCTTTTCAGCACGCGCTCCAGGTGCTCGCTTTCGTCGATTTCGAGCGGCTGCCCTTCGTCGTCCTCGAGGTTTTTGATGACGTCGCGCAGCTTCATCGCGCCGCTGGCCAGTTTTTCCTGGATTTCGGTGATGACCTTGGAGGTGAAGGGCGTGCCCATCACCGCCTTCAACACTTGCTGATTGCCCTTTTCGATGCGCTTGGCGATTTCAACTTCGCCTTCGCGGGTCAACAGGCTGACGGCGCCCATCTCGCGCAGATACATGCGCACCGGATCGTTGGTCTTACCGACCGTGCCGGCATCGGCGACTTCGTCTTCCTCTTCCTCGCGATGTTTTTCCTTGCGCTCCCGATATTCCTCTTCGCTGTCGACGATTTCGATATCCAGATCGTTGAACATGATCATCACGTCGTCGATCTGTTCGGAGTTGAAAACGTCCGTCGGCAAGAGGTTGTTCACCTCGTCGTAGGTGAGATACCCACGATCCTTGCCCATGGCGATCAACTGTTTAAGTTCTTTGATTTCGTCTTCTTTGGGCATACCGTAACCCCTTTAATAAAGGTGCTAGAATCTAATCATTTTCAAGGTTTTTCGCAAGGCGAAGATTCGGCGCTCCAAATCGTCGATGCGCGCTTGATTCCCGGTCGTCCGCGCCTGTTCCAGTTCCTGGCTCAACGCGTCGATTTCCTCCTGCAGCTTGCGCCGCTCCCGGTCTTGCAAGGCATCCCGGATCATCTGGGACGCCACCTTGGCCTCGCAGGGCGGCGCGGTCATCAGCAGGTCGCCCGCCAGGTTGCGAAGTTCGTCGGGATCCTCGGCCCGCATCAACGTCTCCGATCCGAGGGCCGATTGGTCCGCCGGCGCCTCCAGCAAGCGTTCGCCCAACGTCCGCAGAAAACCGTCGGGCAGGGCCAGAAGCAGGTTCTCCGGGTCGAAACCGCCTCTAACCCCTGGAAAATGCAAAAGCGTTGCCAAAATGGTCCATTCCGAGCTGGGCAATTGCCGCGCCACGGTTTTTACCGGCGAAACCGCCGGAGCATGTCGCCCGCGGCGGGCGCGGTCGATCTGCTGGCGAATCGTTTCCTCGGGGAGCCGGGCGCGCGCGGAAAGCGTTTTTGCCAGTAATCCTCGCTGGATAGGATTGGTAATGCGCGCCGCCAGGGCGCACGCTGCGTTCATCGCCCGCACCAGGCCGTCCTCGCCGGGGCCGGATTGCCGAAAATACCCGTCGATGACGAAATCGAGCAGCGGCGGGGCTTTTTCGATCCGGTCTTTCATCGCATCCGCGCCGTTTTTTTTCAAAAAACTGTCGGGATCCTCGCTCGGCGGCAAAACCACCGCGCGCGGCTGAAATTCCCGCGGCAGGTAAATGTCGATCAGCCGGGCCATCGCTTTCTGTCCCGCGGCATCGCCGTCAAAGACAAAGACAACGTTTTTCGTATAGCGTTCCAGCAAGGCGGCATGATTTTCGGTGAAGGCGGTGCCCAGGGCGGCCACGGCGTTGGTGAAGCCGAACTGGTGCAGCGAAACGACGTCAAAATTACCCTCGCAAATCAGCACCTGGTCGCGCTGGGAAATCGCCTTGGTCGCCAGATGAATGCCGAAAAAAGTCCGGCTTTTCGAAAAAATATCGCTCTCCGGCGAGTTGATGTACTTCGGCCCGTCGCCGGCCAGCAGGCGCGCCGAAAAGGCCACGACCTTGCCCGCCGGGTTGCGCACCGGAAAAACCAAGCGGTTGCGGTAGCGATCGTAGTATCCCTCGCCTTGTTCGCGCTGCGCGATGACCCCGACGGCGAGCGCGTCCTGCAGCGACAGCGCCCGTTTTTGCAGATGTTGCACCAGGCGTTCCCAGCCGTCGGGCGCGTAACCGATTTCAAAGGTTTCCATCATCGAGCGCGGACAGTCGCGTTGCCGCAGATATTCGCGCGCCGCCTTGCCGATTTCCGGATGGGCCAGCATCTCGCGATAAAAGGCGAGAGCGGCGTCGTTGATGGCGAACAGGCGTTCGCGATAGCCGCGCGGCCGCGACGGGCCGCCGGCGGCGGGGATTTCGATATTCAGCCGTTCTGCCAGGAAGCGCACCGCTTCGGGAAAAGCGAGGCGCTGGGTTTCCATCAGGAAGCGGAAGACATCGCCGCCGATGCCGCAGCCGAAACATTTGAAGGCGCCGCGGTCCGGGTTGACGTAAAAACTGGGCTGCATGTCCTTGTGAAACGGGCACAAACCGACCAGGCGCGTGCCGACGCGCTTCAAGGTCACCGTTTCGCCGATGATCTGGGCGATGTCCGCGCGGGCGCGAACCTCGGCGATCACGGCATCGGGTATGAAATCGCTTTTCGGCATCGGTTCCAGGTCTGCGGTCAGGATGCGTTGAACAAGCCCAAAACGGCGTTGGCCCAACCCATCAGGTAAGGCGCCAGCGCCGAATTTTGGATCGGTCCCGTCAGGGAGACGAACAGCTTCTTTTCCATCAGCACGGCCATGAAAATGCCGCAGATGAAAGCGCCCTTCAGACCGCCGAAGACGGCGCCGAAGGTGCGGTTCAGGCTCGAGAGCTTCAGCTTTTTCGTGGCCTTGGTCAGCACCTGGCCGGCCAGGCCGAAGGCAAAGGTGATCAGGATGAACAACAGCACGAACACGATGACGCTGGAGAGTGGCGGGTTGAAGTTCAGCAGGCCGGCCAGCATCTGGCCGAGCGGGCGATAGGCGGCGGCGGTGACGAACAGGGCGACGAAAAAGCCGACGAACGTCAGGGCTTCGTTGAAGAAGCCTTTCCAGAAGCCTTTACCGGCGAAGATCAGCACGATGACAATAATGAGCAGATCGATGTACGGCACGATTTCACTTTGGAAAAGAAAAGCGCGCCAGGCGCTAATCGGTTAACGCCTGGCGCACTTTTTGATTGACGATCTTGTTGTCGGCCCGGCCGGCGATCTTGGGTACCAGGGCTTTCATCACCTTGCCCAGATCGCCCGCGCCATGGGCGCCGACTTCGGCAATCGTTTCCCCGATCAGGCGATCCAATTCGGCCTCATCGAGCACGGGAGGCAGATACGCGGTCAGGATTTCGTTTTCGGCGAGTTCCGCGGCGGCCTTGTCGTCGCGCCCGCCCGACCGGAACACCTCGGCCGCTTCCTGCCGCTTTTTGATCATCGAACGAATGATCGCCAGCACCTGTTCATCGCTGAGCGGATCAGGGCTGTCGATCTCCTTGTTCTTGATCTCGGCCCGCAACAGGCGGAGCACCCCGACGCGAAACTTCTGTCCCGCTTTCAGGGCTCCCACGTAATCGAGTTGGATGGTCTCGACGAGGTTCATCGAGCGCCGAATCCTCCCTTTTCCGCTTTTTCCTGCTTGCGGATCTTCTTCATCATGCGCTTGCGAGCGGCCGCGGCTTTCTTCTTCCGCTTGACGCTGGGTTTTTCATAATGCTCGCGCTTGCGGACCTCCGACAGGACGCCCGCTTTCTCGCACTGCTTCTTGAACCGCTTCAACGCGGTTTCGTAAGATTCGCCTTCACGTACGCGAACACCCGGCATAAGCTCTTCGACCTCCCTTCGCGCCTTGATTTCACGTCCCCGACCGAGAGAAACAGCATTGCCCGAATGAAACTATGGGACGCGAGAGCAAATGGAAATGCATTTGTGCCTCTCGGAGCGGGGGAAATCATATAGAAACGAAAAGGAATGTCAAGCTGGCGAAAACCCTGGCGCTCCCGGGTTGAAGATTAATAAACGTATTTTGCTACTCGGTCTCGGCGGGCGCGGCGGCTTGGGCAGACGTCGGGCGTCGCATGGCGAGCAGCGCGGTACCGGCGATCACCAGGACGATGCCGACGCCGTGGCCGAAGCGGATCGTTTCGCCGAAGATCGTCACCGCCGCGACGATCGGCAGCACGTTGCTGAGGATCGTCACCACGGGCGAAACGACGCTGGCGCGGCCGTTGGCGAAGGCGGTCTGGAAAAACACGCTGGCCAGCAGGTTGCCGGCGATCACGATGTAAATCGGGTAATCGGTCAGACCGGCGACCCAGGCCTCGGAGCGCAGGAGCGAGAAATCGCCGCCGATTTCGGCGACCACGCGCTGGGTCATCAGTTTGGTCATCAGGTTGCAGAGGCCGAAAATCAAGCCAGCCGAGACCGACAGCGTGATTTCGGCGGTAAAGCCGAGCCGCCGCGCCAACAGCGCCGTGGTGGTGAGGATCGCCGTCGCCGCCGTGAACAACAGCAGGGCGCCGTTGCCGGGAATCAGCGAAGCGCCACCGCTTTCGGCCTGCGCCACCACGATCACGCCGGCAAACACCAGGCCGATCCCCGTCCATTCCACCGGCATCACCTTTTCTTTTAAAAAGGCGACGCCGATCAGCGCCGCCACCGCGCCGGTCAGACAGGTGATCGGCAATACCCGGGCGATGCCGGCGCGGCCCAACGCGGTCATGAAGACCATGCCGCCGCCGATCATCAACAACAGGCCGACGGTCCAGATCCAGTTGGTGATCAGGGTTTTGAGGACGGGGCCGATCTGCCGGAAGAATTCACGCACCGAAATTTTCGGGAAGGCGCCGGACATGCCGTATTTTTGCATGACCGTGCCGATGCCCCAGCAAAGGCTGGCCATGACCGCGAGCAGGATCGGATTCATCGATTCTCCCAGGGGTGACACTTGCGTCGTGCGACATTTGACGCCGGCGGTCGGCGCCGGGCCACGAATTTTCAGCCGCTCAATTTACTTGCTTATTCGTCGCGGGTGAAGACCGTCCCGTTCAGGCCCAGCGAACGGCCCGCGCAGTTGTCCTCGATCAGCGTCGTGGTCAGCGTCGTCGCCGTCACCACGTAGCTGTAGCGGCCGACCTGGTTCGAATCACAGGCCAGGTCGCCCGTCAGGTCGATAACCAGAGCCGTGCAACCGTCCAGTTCGATCTGGCCGGTGACGTCGTAAGCCGTCTGGCTCACGCCGACGGCGTGAAACGACAGGTCATCGGCGATTTCGAGCGTGATCAACGGACCGGTCCAGGAGCCGGGAATCAGGTCGGCGGAGCCGCAATCGGTGTCGTCGTCTCCCGTGTCGTCGTCGGACTCGCCGGAATCATCGTTGTCGTCATCGTCGTCATCGTCGCCGCAGGCGCCGGCGATGCCGAAAAGCCCGAGGCAGACGGTCAGCCACAAAATCAGCCAACGGTTGCTCGACTTCATGTTTTTTCTCCTCTTTAAAGCCGCAACAGAGCGACTGGCATTCTATGCTTCTTTCTCCGGGAAAAGTAGCGACTTTCGGTGTCCGGCCGGGCGCCGCTATTTTTTCGGGCAGGTCCAACCCTTGTATTCGGGTTGGCCATCGCGGGCGCGGCGCATGTAGGTCGAGATGTAGCCGTTTTCCACCGGGTGCGAACAATACGCGTATTTTTTAATGAATTGCGGGGCGTTTTCGAGTGAAACGACGGCGGGAAGGCCTTTTTCCTTTTTGCCGGCCGGGCACTCCTGTAAAGGTGTTTTGCTGACCTCGACGCAATTTAAAATGAAATCCGGCTGGCGCGACAGCAGGTATGGCGTGTCGTATTTTTCGTGGCCGGGCACCCCGAGGCCGGTTTTCATGCGCTTGTGCGCGATGTGCTCGTCGGTCAGTCCCAGAATGTCGATCAGCGGCCGATCCAGAATGTAACCCATTGCGCCGATGGCGACCGCCGCGACCAGCGCATCCTTCGGCAGCACGCCGTCGAGCACCTTGGCGTCCATCTCCATGCGGCGCACGACCCCCATCCCGACGATGATTTTAAATTCGTTGATGCCCAGCACCATCATCGATACGTTTAAAACC
This region of Myxococcales bacterium genomic DNA includes:
- a CDS encoding ribonuclease HI family protein — its product is MVDLRRAAALLKALADGVPLGQAAERADFDLDQARETLQDLAYRLNRQGRHQEEVEAAEHRRMENAKQIAAGRDDLVFVFDGGSRGNPGPAAGVAIALDANGEALVERSRFLDKNTNNVAEYHGLLLAIELAGEMGVKRLLLQGDSELVVKQLQGEYKVKNKNILPLFLAAVRALREFPHWEIRHIRREENRFADDLVNRVLDERAPRVKNKKQAALTED
- a CDS encoding Nif3-like dinuclear metal center hexameric protein, with amino-acid sequence MTETNFMRRAAARRVHEILEVLESFFPSSLAEEWDRIGLQVGSAAATVKRVGVALDPSPEAVRQTAGGLLVTHHPLLFHPLARLDTDTPVGATVAEAIRRRTAIVACHTNADWAAGGVNDVLAQRLGLLDVRPWEPLYPVAYRKLTVFVPESHLAAVSEAVFQAGGGVIGNYAKCSYRLRGEGTYLPRAGATPYSGRPGELSVENEVRLEVRVPAANVTAVLEAMKATHPYEEVAFDLFPTERQNPAGGRGRLGRLPKPQTLAALARWAARRRRAPAGRFVGDGATRIERLLLCGGAGAGFIDALAGRPGDALLTGDLKYHEALQARERRVPVIDLGHFATEYPFIESLAARLTASLSPLPVFVCRTDSDPFSRI
- the rpoD gene encoding RNA polymerase sigma factor RpoD encodes the protein MPKEDEIKELKQLIAMGKDRGYLTYDEVNNLLPTDVFNSEQIDDVMIMFNDLDIEIVDSEEEYRERKEKHREEEEDEVADAGTVGKTNDPVRMYLREMGAVSLLTREGEVEIAKRIEKGNQQVLKAVMGTPFTSKVITEIQEKLASGAMKLRDVIKNLEDDEGQPLEIDESEHLERVLKSMTRLRDLEDRILRDMSMLSMQKMVKRDRGSIKRRLERNRKTILVLLEDINLNTPTIDMVIARLKEFDYTCRHSMDRIRRINHDTGLTIKDMRRLSRKLGKGKEFSAEVKLILPKARDMEKIRNQIEHFVSAETTIRNIEKEVESKASELHALVTTINTGEIMAKQAKKELIEANLRLVVSIAKKYTNRGLQFLDLIQEGNIGLMKAVDKFEYKRGYKFSTYATWWIRQAITRAIADQARTIRIPVHMIETINKLIRTSRYLVQEIGREPTPEEIAEKMDMPLEKVRKVLKIAKEPISLETPIGEEEDSHLGDFIEDKKILSPSDAVICMNLADQTRRVLSTLTPREEKVLRMRFGIGEASDHTLEEVGQDFDVTRERIRQIEAKALRKLRHPSRARKLRSFLE
- a CDS encoding DNA primase, translated to MPKSDFIPDAVIAEVRARADIAQIIGETVTLKRVGTRLVGLCPFHKDMQPSFYVNPDRGAFKCFGCGIGGDVFRFLMETQRLAFPEAVRFLAERLNIEIPAAGGPSRPRGYRERLFAINDAALAFYREMLAHPEIGKAAREYLRQRDCPRSMMETFEIGYAPDGWERLVQHLQKRALSLQDALAVGVIAQREQGEGYYDRYRNRLVFPVRNPAGKVVAFSARLLAGDGPKYINSPESDIFSKSRTFFGIHLATKAISQRDQVLICEGNFDVVSLHQFGFTNAVAALGTAFTENHAALLERYTKNVVFVFDGDAAGQKAMARLIDIYLPREFQPRAVVLPPSEDPDSFLKKNGADAMKDRIEKAPPLLDFVIDGYFRQSGPGEDGLVRAMNAACALAARITNPIQRGLLAKTLSARARLPEETIRQQIDRARRGRHAPAVSPVKTVARQLPSSEWTILATLLHFPGVRGGFDPENLLLALPDGFLRTLGERLLEAPADQSALGSETLMRAEDPDELRNLAGDLLMTAPPCEAKVASQMIRDALQDRERRKLQEEIDALSQELEQARTTGNQARIDDLERRIFALRKTLKMIRF
- a CDS encoding CvpA family protein, with the translated sequence MPYIDLLIIVIVLIFAGKGFWKGFFNEALTFVGFFVALFVTAAAYRPLGQMLAGLLNFNPPLSSVIVFVLLFILITFAFGLAGQVLTKATKKLKLSSLNRTFGAVFGGLKGAFICGIFMAVLMEKKLFVSLTGPIQNSALAPYLMGWANAVLGLFNAS
- a CDS encoding GatB/YqeY domain-containing protein — translated: MNLVETIQLDYVGALKAGQKFRVGVLRLLRAEIKNKEIDSPDPLSDEQVLAIIRSMIKKRQEAAEVFRSGGRDDKAAAELAENEILTAYLPPVLDEAELDRLIGETIAEVGAHGAGDLGKVMKALVPKIAGRADNKIVNQKVRQALTD
- a CDS encoding 30S ribosomal protein S21 codes for the protein MPGVRVREGESYETALKRFKKQCEKAGVLSEVRKREHYEKPSVKRKKKAAAARKRMMKKIRKQEKAEKGGFGAR
- a CDS encoding EamA family transporter, whose product is MNPILLAVMASLCWGIGTVMQKYGMSGAFPKISVREFFRQIGPVLKTLITNWIWTVGLLLMIGGGMVFMTALGRAGIARVLPITCLTGAVAALIGVAFLKEKVMPVEWTGIGLVFAGVIVVAQAESGGASLIPGNGALLLFTAATAILTTTALLARRLGFTAEITLSVSAGLIFGLCNLMTKLMTQRVVAEIGGDFSLLRSEAWVAGLTDYPIYIVIAGNLLASVFFQTAFANGRASVVSPVVTILSNVLPIVAAVTIFGETIRFGHGVGIVLVIAGTALLAMRRPTSAQAAAPAETE